One window from the genome of Coriobacteriia bacterium encodes:
- the purM gene encoding phosphoribosylformylglycinamidine cyclo-ligase, producing the protein MTDDDTTRQPITYRDAGVDTAEGARAIDAIRDSVRSTYRREVIGDIGGFGGLFSIAAAKDMANPVLVSGTDGVGTKLLLAQLLDDHSTIGIDLVAMCVNDILVSGAEPLFFLDYVAVGKLESARMASIVAGIAEGCRQAGCSLVGGEMAEHRGVISDDDYDLSGFCVGIVDRAEMPDSSSVVPGDVILGIASSGLHSNGFSLVRRVLVDGHEDSLTLPRVDLGGKSLGETLLTPTRIYVSSILRVLRAGVHVKAMSHITGGGITENLDRALPSSVDAALVPASWRVPRTVELAVEAAGLPADEALKTFNMGIGFALILDAAEAPKAAALLREAGETVYEIGEIVAGEGRVVYR; encoded by the coding sequence GTGACGGACGACGACACGACTCGCCAGCCCATCACCTACCGCGACGCGGGCGTGGATACCGCTGAGGGCGCTCGCGCCATCGATGCGATCCGCGACTCCGTTCGCTCGACGTACCGACGCGAGGTGATCGGCGACATCGGCGGGTTCGGCGGACTGTTCTCTATCGCGGCCGCTAAGGACATGGCCAACCCGGTGCTCGTGAGCGGCACGGACGGGGTAGGCACTAAGCTGCTTCTCGCGCAGTTGCTCGACGACCACAGCACGATCGGCATCGATCTGGTGGCGATGTGCGTCAACGACATCCTGGTCTCAGGCGCCGAGCCGCTCTTCTTCCTCGACTACGTCGCCGTGGGCAAGCTGGAGTCGGCACGCATGGCCTCCATTGTCGCCGGCATCGCCGAGGGATGCCGCCAGGCAGGCTGCTCGCTGGTGGGCGGCGAGATGGCCGAGCACCGCGGCGTCATTTCCGACGACGACTACGACCTGTCCGGCTTCTGCGTCGGTATTGTTGACCGCGCCGAGATGCCCGACAGCAGCTCAGTGGTGCCCGGTGACGTCATTCTGGGCATCGCATCGAGCGGACTGCACTCCAACGGCTTCTCACTCGTACGCCGCGTCCTCGTCGACGGCCACGAAGACTCGCTGACCTTGCCGCGTGTCGACTTGGGTGGCAAGTCACTTGGCGAGACGCTGCTCACTCCAACGCGCATCTACGTCAGCTCGATCCTGCGCGTTCTGCGCGCGGGGGTGCACGTCAAGGCGATGTCGCACATCACTGGAGGCGGCATCACCGAGAACCTCGATCGCGCGCTGCCGTCCAGCGTCGATGCGGCATTGGTTCCGGCATCATGGCGAGTGCCGCGCACCGTCGAGCTCGCGGTCGAGGCCGCGGGGCTGCCGGCAGATGAGGCACTCAAGACCTTCAACATGGGAATCGGCTTCGCGCTGATCTTGGACGCCGCCGAGGCGCCCAAGGCGGCAGCGCTGCTGCGCGAGGCGGGGGAGACAGTCTACGAGATCGGCGAGATTGTGGCCGGTGAGGGGAGGGTGGTCTACCGATGA
- a CDS encoding LTA synthase family protein — protein MAGKPPVFFVVLVVLMVVKTWLMRGFALDAWNPIGVVFEVAFVILVMGLVDVIPPRRWYWLDLVVYSLLSVLLFAMTVYVHFYATLFDPHMMAMAGQLGSVSDAIGQLIKPVYALFFVDIPILAVWVFFLQRRAKRQRQLLAELADTPQYRSRRRTVAQPTRRSLATIIVTAVATVVLAGQLGSALAVPSYVDGVAIAKARGLSVAQAVVFIPRAADTADDSESNDVVAPGERASAAATTSATSTVATVTLTPGGKAEARIERIRGSLEGSRIATFSPGAYKGKNVIIVQVEALNTMVMQNKIDGQEITPNLDKLIGQSWYFPNTYSETGLGNTADAEFIVNSSLYAPRSQAAAVAYPQYKVPALPRLIGALGYDTFTLHPNKVGYWNRKELYASLGFSHYYDAAFFHYTDIMGMGPSDEVLFRKGIDVLKADDASGTPFYSQFITLSAHTPFDFVPQSRRPVRTPSEYKGSLLGDYISAESYSDYAIGKFIKSLKKAKIWDKSIVIFYGDHTSMLDNTLSGTDADAAQALLGRAYGPADRQRIPLIIHLPGQTTPQLVQTTTGQVDIMPTVADLLGIDLTQVPHMGRSVFVQSNGLYPLNAYLPGGSFVNDRVLFMPGIGFDDGTAVNMTDSSKAKKSKVEETDYERMLELTRLSDKWVRSLPIRKNAGKLGDAWIPNEDARKAGASLGALQSN, from the coding sequence GTGGCCGGTAAGCCGCCGGTCTTCTTTGTGGTGCTCGTCGTCCTGATGGTCGTCAAGACGTGGCTGATGCGCGGTTTTGCTCTCGATGCTTGGAACCCGATCGGCGTCGTGTTCGAGGTCGCGTTCGTCATCCTCGTGATGGGGCTAGTCGACGTGATTCCGCCTCGGCGCTGGTACTGGCTCGATTTGGTTGTCTACTCGTTACTCAGCGTTCTGCTCTTTGCGATGACGGTGTACGTGCACTTCTATGCGACGCTCTTCGACCCGCACATGATGGCCATGGCTGGTCAGCTCGGTTCGGTCAGCGATGCGATCGGCCAGCTGATCAAACCCGTCTACGCGCTGTTCTTTGTCGACATCCCGATTCTCGCCGTCTGGGTCTTCTTCCTCCAACGCCGAGCCAAGCGCCAGCGCCAACTCCTCGCCGAGCTCGCCGACACGCCGCAGTACCGCAGCCGTCGCCGCACCGTCGCGCAGCCCACGCGTCGCAGCCTGGCCACGATCATCGTGACCGCCGTCGCGACCGTCGTGCTGGCCGGTCAGCTGGGCTCGGCGCTGGCCGTCCCGAGCTACGTAGACGGTGTCGCAATCGCCAAGGCTCGAGGTCTGAGCGTGGCGCAGGCTGTCGTCTTCATCCCGCGCGCCGCGGACACCGCCGACGACAGCGAGTCAAACGATGTCGTGGCACCTGGCGAGCGCGCATCCGCTGCGGCCACGACGAGCGCGACCTCCACGGTCGCCACGGTAACGTTGACTCCGGGCGGAAAGGCCGAGGCGCGCATCGAGCGCATTCGCGGTTCGCTGGAGGGCTCGCGCATTGCGACGTTCTCACCTGGCGCGTACAAGGGCAAGAACGTGATCATCGTGCAGGTCGAAGCGCTGAACACGATGGTGATGCAGAACAAGATCGACGGCCAGGAGATCACGCCGAACCTCGACAAGCTGATCGGGCAGAGCTGGTACTTCCCCAACACCTACTCCGAGACGGGCCTGGGCAACACGGCCGACGCCGAGTTCATCGTGAACAGCTCGCTCTACGCGCCGCGCAGTCAGGCTGCGGCGGTCGCCTACCCGCAGTACAAGGTGCCAGCGCTTCCGCGTCTGATCGGCGCTTTGGGGTACGACACGTTCACGTTGCACCCCAACAAGGTGGGCTATTGGAACCGCAAGGAGCTCTACGCCTCGCTCGGTTTCAGTCACTACTACGATGCCGCCTTCTTCCACTACACCGACATCATGGGCATGGGCCCCTCCGACGAGGTGCTGTTCCGCAAGGGCATTGACGTGCTCAAGGCAGATGATGCCAGCGGGACGCCCTTCTACTCGCAGTTCATCACGCTCTCCGCGCACACCCCGTTCGACTTCGTCCCGCAGTCGCGCAGGCCGGTCAGGACGCCGTCCGAGTACAAGGGGTCGCTGCTCGGCGACTACATCTCGGCCGAGAGCTACAGCGACTACGCGATCGGGAAGTTCATCAAGTCGCTGAAGAAGGCCAAGATCTGGGACAAGTCGATCGTCATCTTCTACGGCGACCACACATCGATGCTGGACAACACGCTCAGCGGCACCGATGCCGATGCTGCACAGGCGCTGCTCGGCAGGGCCTACGGTCCGGCGGACCGCCAGCGCATTCCGCTCATCATCCATCTGCCGGGGCAGACAACGCCCCAGCTGGTACAGACGACAACGGGACAGGTCGACATCATGCCCACGGTCGCGGACCTACTGGGTATCGACCTGACGCAAGTGCCGCACATGGGGCGCAGCGTCTTCGTGCAGTCAAACGGGCTCTATCCGCTCAATGCCTATCTGCCGGGCGGCTCGTTCGTCAACGACAGGGTATTGTTCATGCCGGGAATCGGCTTTGACGATGGTACGGCGGTCAACATGACCGATAGCTCCAAGGCCAAGAAGTCCAAGGTCGAGGAGACGGACTACGAGCGTATGCTTGAGTTGACCAGGCTGTCGGACAAGTGGGTCCGGAGCCTGCCGATCAGGAAGAATGCCGGCAAGTTGGGCGATGCGTGGATTCCGAACGAGGATGCTCGAAAAGCGGGGGCTTCGCTCGGCGCGCTGCAATCGAACTAG